In Microbacterium esteraromaticum, the following proteins share a genomic window:
- a CDS encoding ankyrin repeat domain-containing protein, which produces MAVIRSILVAVAAAAALGGLVGCAPASGTAAPDASKGATDDLWAAIAAEDADAAIRAIEDGAKLEDRGGENDATPLIQATKQNQALIARVLIDAGADVNAKDSMQDSAFLYAGAEGLDEILKLTIEAGADVTSTNRYGGTALIPASEHGHVSTVKMLIAAGVPVDHVNNLGWTAMHEAIILNDGGPDQVETVRLLLEAGADPDITENGGLTSRELAVEKGYDEIVAVIDAAAGK; this is translated from the coding sequence ATGGCTGTGATCCGCTCCATTCTGGTGGCAGTCGCCGCCGCTGCGGCGCTGGGTGGTCTGGTGGGGTGCGCGCCAGCATCCGGAACCGCTGCTCCCGACGCATCGAAAGGCGCCACTGACGACCTGTGGGCAGCGATCGCGGCGGAGGATGCCGACGCCGCGATCCGCGCGATCGAAGACGGCGCCAAGCTGGAAGACCGCGGCGGCGAGAATGACGCGACGCCGCTGATCCAGGCGACGAAGCAGAATCAGGCGCTGATCGCCAGGGTGCTCATCGACGCCGGCGCCGACGTCAACGCGAAGGACAGCATGCAGGACTCGGCCTTCCTCTACGCCGGGGCGGAGGGGCTCGACGAGATCCTGAAGCTCACGATCGAAGCGGGCGCCGATGTGACGAGCACCAACCGCTACGGTGGCACGGCGCTGATCCCCGCCAGCGAGCACGGGCACGTGAGCACGGTGAAGATGCTCATCGCCGCAGGGGTGCCGGTCGACCACGTCAACAACCTCGGGTGGACGGCGATGCATGAGGCGATCATCCTGAACGACGGCGGGCCCGACCAGGTCGAGACGGTTCGGCTCCTGCTCGAGGCCGGTGCCGACCCCGACATCACCGAGAACGGCGGACTCACCTCGCGTGAGCTGGCAGTCGAGAAGGGGTACGACGAGATCGTCGCCGTGATCGATGCGGCGGCGGGCAAGTAG
- a CDS encoding PfkB family carbohydrate kinase → MSAVVIGDALIDEIRDASGVRELVGGAALNVAVGLRRLGVDTTLIAMVGDDEAGGHIREYLSDHGVRLIAGPSPLGSSRALVTRSPEGEPQYVFNDAARGRSIRYDDEMRQAIAAADVVAVSCFPFDVPAEVDALADALQDARIAVDPNPRSGMMSDIEEFVRGFERLAARAELVKVGADDAALLCDGDLDTLRTRLRELGADAVLATAGSEGAVIESNAGEFRAPIASLPGPVIDTVGAGDATLAAVAAGLALGEPKTDAEWQQLLDRAMLVAAATCRTEGGLLRTPELLAEAQRGVHGS, encoded by the coding sequence ATGAGTGCTGTGGTGATCGGGGATGCGCTGATCGATGAGATCCGGGATGCCTCGGGCGTGCGCGAACTGGTCGGTGGCGCTGCACTGAACGTCGCCGTGGGCCTGCGCCGGCTGGGGGTCGACACGACGCTGATCGCCATGGTCGGCGACGACGAGGCGGGCGGGCACATCCGCGAGTACCTGAGCGATCACGGCGTGCGGCTCATCGCCGGCCCTTCGCCGCTCGGCTCGTCTCGCGCTCTCGTCACTCGGTCGCCTGAGGGCGAGCCGCAGTACGTCTTCAACGACGCGGCTCGCGGCCGCAGCATCCGGTACGACGACGAGATGCGGCAGGCGATCGCCGCTGCCGATGTCGTCGCAGTCAGCTGCTTCCCCTTCGACGTGCCGGCCGAGGTCGATGCGCTGGCCGACGCGCTTCAGGATGCACGAATCGCCGTCGATCCGAACCCCCGTAGCGGCATGATGAGCGATATCGAGGAGTTCGTGCGCGGGTTCGAGCGCCTTGCGGCACGCGCGGAGCTTGTGAAGGTCGGAGCAGACGACGCCGCGCTTCTGTGCGACGGGGATCTCGACACGCTGCGCACGCGTCTTCGCGAACTCGGAGCGGATGCCGTGCTGGCGACCGCAGGGTCAGAAGGTGCTGTGATCGAGTCGAATGCGGGCGAGTTCCGCGCCCCGATCGCGTCCCTGCCTGGTCCCGTGATCGACACCGTCGGTGCGGGGGATGCGACGCTGGCGGCGGTCGCCGCAGGGCTCGCGCTGGGCGAGCCGAAGACGGATGCCGAATGGCAGCAGCTGCTCGACCGAGCCATGCTCGTCGCCGCGGCGACGTGCCGGACCGAGGGCGGGCTGCTGCGCACTCCCGAGTTGCTGGCCGAGGCTCAGCGCGGCGTGCACGGCAGCTGA
- a CDS encoding FBP domain-containing protein produces the protein MRPLTEAQVREAISNADADEIAQIAMPHDFILTDWDYIDFLAWRDPESSRRAVVVVEHEGRPLGIVLRSTDPARVRSGMCNICRTMQPGNQVALLTARRGGAKGRRGDSAGTYICADLSCHDNVRLAHPLAPSEVRAPGQADQRLDGTKRRMEDFVVRVLSEA, from the coding sequence ATGCGACCACTGACCGAGGCCCAGGTCCGCGAGGCGATCAGCAACGCCGATGCGGATGAGATCGCCCAGATCGCGATGCCGCACGACTTCATTCTCACCGACTGGGACTACATCGACTTCCTCGCCTGGCGCGACCCCGAGTCGAGCCGGCGCGCGGTGGTCGTGGTCGAGCACGAGGGGCGCCCGTTGGGGATCGTGCTGCGGTCGACCGATCCGGCGCGCGTGCGCTCGGGCATGTGCAACATCTGCCGCACCATGCAGCCGGGCAACCAGGTCGCGCTGCTCACCGCGCGGCGCGGGGGAGCGAAGGGGCGACGCGGCGACAGCGCGGGCACCTACATCTGCGCCGATCTGTCATGCCACGACAACGTGCGGCTCGCGCATCCGCTCGCCCCGAGTGAGGTGCGCGCGCCTGGACAGGCCGACCAGCGGCTCGACGGCACGAAGCGCCGCATGGAGGACTTCGTCGTTCGGGTGCTCTCAGAAGCCTGA
- a CDS encoding nucleoside deaminase, with protein MDATDLTHLRRCVDLAREALDDGDEPFGSLIVSAAGDVLFEDRNRVAGGDQTRHPEFEIARWAAAKMSPEERADAVVYTSGEHCPMCSAAHAWVGLGRIVYATSSAQRRAEWGLEPGPVAAPPIQAVAPGVEVDGPADELVDEVKQLQQRLVERRPS; from the coding sequence ATGGATGCCACCGACCTGACCCACCTGCGCCGCTGCGTCGACCTCGCGCGCGAGGCCCTCGACGACGGTGACGAGCCTTTCGGGTCGCTCATCGTCTCGGCAGCCGGTGACGTGCTCTTCGAAGACCGCAATCGTGTCGCCGGGGGAGACCAGACCCGGCATCCGGAGTTCGAGATCGCACGCTGGGCGGCCGCGAAGATGTCGCCCGAGGAGCGAGCGGATGCCGTCGTCTACACCTCAGGCGAGCACTGCCCGATGTGCTCGGCGGCGCACGCGTGGGTGGGGCTCGGCCGCATCGTGTACGCGACCTCCTCGGCGCAGCGGCGGGCGGAGTGGGGCCTCGAGCCCGGACCGGTCGCGGCACCGCCGATACAGGCGGTCGCGCCCGGTGTCGAAGTCGACGGGCCCGCCGACGAGCTCGTCGACGAGGTGAAGCAGCTGCAGCAGCGCCTCGTCGAGCGCCGGCCTTCTTAG
- a CDS encoding helix-turn-helix domain-containing protein — protein MKNNPVTELLPAVEREGWHWLVGHRRYRHWPTANSGPWIMTFLTGAGLRVMRGDPRSLEMKAIRFNNFLIAHLRTPPLHVRWTRDRTPAQSRYMLLFVNHGSITVEGAEHWASSGGGLCLIFPGTTPADIQSTEKSEVIIFTFEQSEVAPYMLTPSNIADIRPGTTVFRASYAYLQATVEEPQMAEQPEETPEVLRTLTREVARALAKSFLVEDESEATFLHAQRMVDQHSTEPDFDVDALASRCQVSRRTLDRLYARHGLSPAQEIRRSRAQRAIPLLAESTALTLEEVAAASGFRSITTMNRALKWAYGLSAGAMRQTAAHTDDRAETSALAQ, from the coding sequence ATGAAGAACAACCCCGTCACAGAGCTTCTGCCCGCGGTGGAGCGCGAGGGCTGGCACTGGCTCGTCGGGCATCGACGCTATCGCCATTGGCCGACGGCGAACAGCGGCCCGTGGATCATGACCTTCCTCACGGGTGCAGGCCTGAGGGTGATGCGGGGTGATCCCCGATCGCTCGAGATGAAGGCGATCCGGTTCAACAACTTCCTGATCGCGCACCTGCGCACACCGCCCCTGCACGTCCGATGGACGCGCGACCGGACGCCCGCGCAGTCGCGATACATGCTGCTCTTCGTGAACCACGGTTCGATCACCGTCGAGGGAGCGGAGCACTGGGCATCTTCCGGCGGCGGCCTCTGCCTGATCTTTCCCGGCACGACGCCGGCTGACATCCAGAGCACCGAGAAGAGCGAGGTGATCATCTTCACTTTTGAGCAGAGCGAGGTTGCGCCCTACATGCTCACGCCGTCGAATATCGCCGACATCCGACCAGGAACGACAGTGTTCCGCGCGTCATACGCGTATCTTCAGGCGACCGTCGAGGAGCCGCAGATGGCCGAGCAGCCGGAGGAGACGCCCGAGGTGCTTCGCACGCTCACGCGCGAGGTGGCCCGCGCACTTGCCAAGTCGTTCCTCGTCGAGGACGAATCCGAGGCGACCTTCCTCCACGCGCAGCGAATGGTCGACCAGCATTCCACTGAGCCGGATTTCGACGTCGATGCGCTCGCTTCACGGTGCCAGGTCTCACGACGCACGCTCGACAGGCTCTACGCGCGGCACGGCCTGAGCCCGGCGCAGGAGATCCGCCGTTCGCGCGCCCAGCGCGCGATCCCGCTGCTCGCCGAGAGCACGGCGCTGACTCTTGAAGAGGTGGCCGCAGCGAGCGGATTCCGCTCGATCACGACGATGAACAGGGCGCTCAAGTGGGCTTACGGGCTCAGCGCCGGCGCAATGCGTCAGACCGCAGCCCACACAGACGATCGGGCCGAGACGTCCGCGCTGGCGCAGTAG